From one Lemur catta isolate mLemCat1 chromosome 5, mLemCat1.pri, whole genome shotgun sequence genomic stretch:
- the HAND1 gene encoding heart- and neural crest derivatives-expressed protein 1 — translation MNLVGSYAHHHHHHHPHPAHPMLHEPFLFGPASRCHQERPYFQSWLLSPADAAPDFPAGGPPPTAAAAAAAYGPDARPGQSPGRLEALSGRLGRRKGSGPKKERRRTESINSAFAELRECIPNVPADTKLSKIKTLRLATSYIAYLMDVLAKDAQAGDPEAFKAELKKADGGRESKRKRELQQHEGFPPALGPGEKRIKGRTGWPQQVWALELNQ, via the exons ATGAACCTCGTGGGCAGCTACGcgcaccatcaccaccatcaccaccctcaTCCCGCGCACCCCATGCTCCACGAGCCCTTCCTTTTCGGCCCTGCCTCGCGCTGTCACCAGGAGCGGCCCTACTTCCAGAGCTGGCTGCTGAGCCCGGCTGACGCTGCCCCGGACTTCCCTGCCGGCGGGCCACCGCCCACAGCCGCTGCGGCTGCCGCCGCCTACGGTCCGGACGCCAGGCCTGGCCAGAGCCCGGGGCGGCTGGAGGCGCTCAGCGGCCGCCTGGGCCGGCGGAAAGGCTCAGGACCCAAGAAGGAGCGGAGACGCACAGAGAGCATCAACAGCGCGTTCGCCGAGCTGCGCGAGTGCATCCCCAACGTGCCAGCCGACACCAAACTCTCCAAGATCAAAACTCTGCGCCTGGCCACTAGCTACATAGCCTACCTGATGGACGTGCTGGCCAAGGATGCACAGGCTGGCGACCCCGAGGCCTTCAAGGCTGAACTCAAGAAGGCGGATGGCGGCCGCGAGAGCAAGAGGAAAAGGGAGCTG CAGCAGCACGAAGGctttcctcctgccctgggcccaggcGAGAAGAGGATTAAGGGACGCACCGGCTGGCCGCAGCAAGTCTGGGCGCTGGAATTAAACCAGTGA